A region from the Streptosporangium sp. NBC_01756 genome encodes:
- the rplJ gene encoding 50S ribosomal protein L10, protein MAKAEKATAVAELKSSFEGSSAAVLTEYRGLTVAQLKQLRVSLGENAKFAVVKNTLTKIAANEAGINQLDDLLAGPSAIAFVNGDVVEAAKSLRDFAKANPLLVIKGGVVDGKSMSPAEISKLADLESREVLLAKLAGALKAKQGHAAAVFNALPTNMAQLAEALRAKREEAGE, encoded by the coding sequence ATGGCGAAGGCGGAAAAGGCAACGGCTGTAGCCGAGCTCAAGAGCAGCTTCGAAGGCTCTAGCGCTGCCGTTCTGACCGAGTACCGCGGTCTCACCGTCGCCCAGCTCAAGCAGCTGCGCGTTTCTCTCGGTGAGAATGCGAAGTTCGCCGTGGTGAAGAACACGCTGACCAAGATCGCGGCCAATGAGGCCGGGATCAACCAGCTCGACGACCTGCTCGCGGGTCCGTCGGCGATCGCGTTCGTCAACGGCGACGTGGTCGAGGCTGCCAAGAGTCTGCGTGACTTCGCCAAGGCCAATCCCCTCCTGGTCATCAAGGGTGGTGTCGTCGACGGCAAGTCGATGTCCCCGGCCGAGATCAGCAAGCTTGCCGACCTTGAGTCGCGTGAGGTTCTCCTCGCGAAGCTGGCCGGTGCTCTGAAGGCGAAGCAGGGCCACGCGGCCGCCGTCTTCAACGCGCTGCCCACCAACATGGCTCAGCTGGCCGAGGCTCTGCGCGCCAAGCGCGAAGAGGCCGGCGAGTAG